A segment of the Pseudomonas serboccidentalis genome:
CCTCGACTCCGGTCGGCGACGTCGCGGAAATGAAAGGTGTGCGTGAAGTGTTCGGTGACAAGGCGCCAGCGATCAGCTCGACCAAGAGCCTGTCCGGTCACTCCCTGGGCGCCGCCGGCGTTCACGAAGCGATCTACTGCATGCTGATGATGGAAGGCAACTTCATTGCCGGTTCCGCCAACATCGACGAGCTGGACCCTGAAGTGGCCGATCTGCCGGTGCTGACCAAGACCCGCGAGAACGCCACCATCAACACCGTGATGAGCAACAGCTTCGGCTTCGGCGGCACCAACGCCACGCTGGTACTGAAGCGCTGGGAAGGCAAGTAATTCTCCCCGCTTGAGCCGCACATGAAAACGCCCCGACTGGTTCGGGGCGTTTTTTTGGCCTGCAGAAAGCACAAATCCCTGTAGGAGCTGCCGAAGGCTGCGATCTTTTGACCTTGAACAACAGGGTCAAAAGATCGCAGCCTTCGGCAGCTCCTACACAGGATATCCGAGGCGTTCGAAAATGAAACTTCTGTCATGAAACCTTGCCCCCTGCGACCGAATGTCGCGGATTTAGCGGGCTGCAGCACTGTTGCAAAATACGCAACAACACCTTGCACAAATAATCCATTTACTTAGCAAGCTAACAAATCATATAAAAGAGTCCTGCACACGCCTTGCTGCAGATAACTTGAGATTTGGAGCTAGCAGATGACTGTAAAAGTAACTGAACGCGACGATTCACACATGTCCCATGAAGGCGTAGCCGCCGGTGTACGGATCTGGGATGTGCATCAACAAGACTTGCTGGTCGGCATGTTCCACAACGAGATCGACGCCCACAACTACAAGGCCGAACTGGAGCTGCAAGAGCGACAGCGGGATCTGAAATCCGCCTGATCACCAGCACGCGAACATTCATATGTGGCGAGGGCGCTTGCTCCCGCCGGACTGCGCAGCAGGCCTGCTTTAAAGATAAAGAGCAGGCCCGCTTCGCGCCCCGGCGGGAGCAAGCTCCCTCGCCACAGTTTGTCGTTGTTACCGCTTTATCGATTTACCACATCAGGTCGTCAGGGATCTGATAGGCCGCATACGGATCGTCCTCGGCATTGACCTCTTCGGTCTGCACGTTGAGCTGGACGATACGCTGTGGGTCGCGCTCCTGGATCTTCAGGGCCGCTTCACGGGGGATCACTTCGTAGCCGCCGGCATGGTGCACGATGGCCAGCGAGCCGCTGCTGAGCTTGTTGCGCATCAGCGTGTTGACCGAGATGCGCTTGACCTTCTTGTCGTCGACGAAGTTGTAGTAGTCCTCGGTGGTCAGCTTCGGCAGACGCGAGACTTCGATCAACTGCTTGACCTGCGCGGCACGGGCCTTGGCCTCGGCTTTCTCTTGCTGCTGACGGTTCAGCTCCTGGTCGCGCTTGACCTTCTCGGCCATGGCTTCCTGGGCGGCGCGCTGCTGCGAATCATCCAGCTCGGCCTGCCCCTTGTGGGCCAGACGCTGTTGCTTCTGCTTGTCTTTGCTGACCTGCTTGGCCTGCTTTTGGTTGACCAGGCCTGCTTTGAGCAACTGGTCGCGAAGGGAAAGGCTCATTAATGCTTACTCACTTGGGCAACGGCTCAGCCGCAGCTGGGCACATTCTTTTCCTGGCGTTTGGCTTCACCCCACAGGGCGTCCAACTCTTCGAGGGTGCAATCTTCCATGGGACGACGGGTGTCGCGCAATGCCTGTTCGATAAATCGGAAACGTCTTTCGAACTTGGCGTTGGCGCCCCGTAGCGCGGTTTCCGGATCGACCTTCAGGTGCCGGGCCAGGTTGACCACGGAAAACAGCAGATCGCCGATCTCGTCGGCCACCGCTTGCGGATCGTTTTCGGACATGGCTTCGAGCACTTCATCGAGCTCTTCACGCACCTTGTCCAGCACCGGCAGCGCATCCGGCCAGTCGAAACCGACCTGCGCTGCGCGCTTCTGCAGCTTGGCCGAACGCGACAGCGCCGGCAACGCGGCAGGCACATCATCGAGCAGTGACAGTTGCTGCGGCGCGGCGGATTTCTCGGCGCGTTCCTCGGCCTTGATCTCCTCCCAGCGCTGCTTGACCTGTTCTTCATTCAGGCGCGGCACATCCAGCGGCGCATACAGATCACCGGTAGGGAATACGTGCGGATGGCGGCGGATCAGCTTGCGGGTGATGCTGTCGATCACCCCGGCAAATTCGAAGCGCCCTTCTTCCCGGGCCAGTTGACTGTAATAGACGACCTGAAACAACAGATCACCCAACTCGCCCTGCAAGTGATCGAAGTCGCCGCGCTCGATGGCATCGGCCACTTCGTAGGCTTCTTCGAGGGTGTGCGGGACGATGGTCGCGTAGGTTTGCTTGATGTCCCACGGGCAACCGTACTGCGGGTCGCGCAGGCGGTTCATCAGGTGGAGCAGGTCTTCAAGGCTGTACATACAAAATCTCACTCAACCGTGTAGGAGCTGCCGCAGGCTGCGATCTTTTGATCTTAAAAACTAAAGTCAAAAGATCGCAGCCTGCGGCAGCTCCTACAGGGGACCGCGTTATGGGGTACGGTTACGCCGCGTCTCGATGATGTTCGGCAACTGCGAAATCCGCCCCAGCAAGCGCCCCAGCGCATCCAGTCCCGGGATCTCGATGGTCAGGGACATCAGCGCGGTGTTGTCCTCTTTGTTCGAACGGGTGTTGACCGCCAGCACGTTGATGCGCTCGTTGAGCAGCACCTGCGAGACGTCGCGCAGCAGACCGGAACGGTCGTAGGCGCGGATGACGATGTCCACCGGATAGGTGAGCACCGGCACCGGGCCCCAGCTGACCTGGATGATCCGCTCCGGCTCGCGGCCGGCCAGTTGCAGCACCGAGGCGCAGTCCTGACGGTGGATGCTCACGCCGCGGCCCTGGGTGATGTAACCGACAATCGCGTCGCCCGGCAGCGGCTGGCAGCAGCCAGCCATCTGCGTCATCAGGTTGCCGACGCCCTGGATCTGGATATCGCCGCGCTTGCCCGGCTTGTAGCCGGTGGCCTTGCGCGGGATCAACTCCAGCTGTTCGTTGCCGCGTTCCGGTTCGACCAGTTGCTGCGCCAGGTTGACCAGTTGCGCCAGACGCAAATCGCCGGCACCGAGGGCGGCGAACATGTCTTCGGCGGTTTTCATGTTGGCCTTATCGGCCAGCTTTTCGAAATCCACCGCCGGCAGACCGAGGCGATTGAGTTCGCGTTCGATCAGGGTTTTACCGGCCGCCACGTTCTGGTCACGGGCCTGCAGCTTGAACCAGTGAACGATCTTCGCCCGCGCCCGCGACGTCGTGACGTAACCCAGGTTCGGGTTCAGCCAGTCGCGGCTCGGCGTACCGTGCTTGCTGGTGATGATCTCGACCTGTTCACCCGTCTGCAAGCTGTAGTTGAGCGGCACGATCCGGCCGTTGATCTTCGCGCCACGGCAGTTGTGACCGATTTCGGTGTGCACGCGGTAGGCGAAGTCCAGCGGCGTTGCGCCTTTGGGCAAGTCGATGGCGTGGCCGTCGGGGGTGAAGATGTAGACCCGGTCCGGTTCGATATCGACCCGCAGCTGTTCGGCCAGGCCGCCGATATCGCCCAGCTCTTCGTGCCACTCGAGCACCTGCCGCAGCCAGGAGATTTTCTCTTCGTAGTGGTTGGAGCCGGACTTGACGTCGGTGCCCTTGTAGCGCCAGTGCGCGCACACGCCGAGCTCGGCTTCCTCGTGCATGGCGTGGGTGCGGATCTGCACCTCCAGCACCTTGCCCTCCGGACCGATCACGGCGGTGTGCAGCGAGCGGTAGCCGTTCTCTTTCGGGTTGGCAATGTAGTCGTCGAATTCTTTCGGAATGTGCCGCCACAGGGTGTGGACGATGCCGAGCGCGGTGTAGCAATCGCGCATTTCCGGCACCAGCACGCGCACGGCGCGCACGTCGTAGATCTGACTGAATTCCAGACCCTTGCGCTGCATTTTGCGCCAGATCGAATAGATGTGTTTGGCCCGGCCGCTGATGTCGGCGTCGACGCCGGTGGCCTGCAATTCGTCCTTGAGCTGGGTCATCACGTCGCTGATGAATCGCTCACGGTCCAGCCGCCGCTCGTGGAGCAGTTTGGCGATCTGTTTGTATTGATCCGGTTCCAGGTAACGGAAGGACAAATCCTCCAGTTCCCACTTGATATGACCGATGCCGAGGCGGTGCGCGAGCGGCGCATAAATGTCGAAGACTTCCCGGGCGACGCGGTTGCGCTTCTCGTCGTCGGCGGTTTTCACCGCGCGGATCGCACAGGTGCGCTCGGCAAGCTTGATCAGTGCGACGCGTACGTCATCGACCATCGCCACCAGCATCTTGCGCAGGTTTTCCACCTGGCCCTGCGTCCCCATCACCATCGACTGACGCGGGCTGAGACTGGCACTGATCGCCGCCATGCGCTGCACGCCGTCGATCAGCTTGGCCACCACCGGGCCGAAACGCTGACTGACCGCCGCGAGCTCGATCTGGCCTTCGCGGACGCCACGGTACAACACCGCCGCGACCAGTGAGTCCTGATCGAGCTTGAGGTCGGCGAGGATCTCGGCGATCTCAAGACCGGTACTGAAACTGCCGCTGCCCTCGGCCCACAGATTCTTCGCGGCGTTGGACTGCTGTTCGGCCTCGCGAGCGAACTCGCAGGCTTCTTTCAAGGCTTCGCGATCCAGTGCCATGTCGACACTGACCGCATGATCGAGCCAAGCCTCGAGATTGATACTGCCGTCAGTGTTGATCGGCTGGTGTGCTCTCACCTGTACCATCTTGCTTTACCTTCCCTACGACGCAGATTCAATGCGTCAAATCGCTGGCCTTCATTGCCCGTTTGCACTCGCGGGGCTAAAGCGAGCGCTATGCGGACAGACCAGACGGATCAGACGAGCCATCCTGGCTCGCTTCAAATAACGCCATGGCTTCGACATGCGCCGTCTGAGGAAACATATCGAGAATCCCGGCACGTTTTAACCGGTAGCCCTGCTTGATCAATTCGACCGTATCGCGCGCCAGAGTTGCAGGGTTGCACGACACATAAACCAACCGCTCGGCACCCAGGGTCGCGAGCTTGCGCACCACCTCGAAAGCACCGTCACGCGGTGGGTCCAAGAGTACCGCAGAAAAGCCGTTTCCGATCCACTGAGCATCGGTCAAAGGCTGGGATAAATCGGCTTGAAAAAACTTTGTGTTATGCAAATTGTTGCTAGCGGCGTTCGCGGCGGCGCGGTCGACCATGGTCTGCACGCCCTCCACCGCCACCACTTCGCGCACGCTTTCGGCCAGCGGCAAGGCGAAGTTACCCAAGCCGCAGAACAGATCCAGCACGCGCTCGTCGGCGCGCGGTTTCAGCCATTCCAACGCCTGCGCCACCATCGCCTCGTTGACCCCGGCGTTGACCTGGATGAAATCCCCCGGCCGCCAGGCCAGGTCCAGATCCCACTGCTCCAGGCGATAGCCCAGCGACTGCGTGGCATCGACCGGTTGCGGTTCGCCTTCGCCATGCAGCCACAACTGCGCTTCATGGAACTGGCAGAACTCCTTGAGAATCGTCAGATCCGCTTCGGACAACGGCGCCATGTGCCGCAACAGCACGGCCAGCGATGAACCGCTGAACAACTCGACATGGCCCAGCGCCTGCGGCTTGCTCAAACGGCGGAGCATCTCCGGCAAACGGGTCATGATCGGTTGCAAAGGCTGTACCAGCACCGGGCATTCGCTGATCGCGACGATGTCCTGGCTGCCGGCAGCACGGAACCCGACTTCGAGTTTTTTCGCCTTCATGTCCCAGCGCACGGCGATCCGCGCGCGACGGCGATAGCCGAACTCCGGACCGCTCAATGGCGCGGCCCATTCGTCTGGCGCGACGCCTGCGACCTTCAATAACTGCTCGGCGAGCATGCGCTGTTTCAGGGCAAGCTGTTCGTTGTGGGGCAAGTGTTGCACGCTGCAACCGCCGCAGCGGCCGGCGTGCTGACAGGCTGCCGGACGGCGCAATTCGCTGGCCTTGAATACGCGCTCGGTGCGCGCCTCGACCACTTTGCCGTGGGTGCCGAGCACCCGCGCCTCGACCTCTTCACCCGCCAGGGCGCCGAGGACGAACCAGGTACGGCCTTCGAAAAACGCGATGCCACGACCGTCATTGGCCAGACGCTCGATGTTCAAGCGCTGCTTTTTGCCGGTCGGGATTTGCGCGGCCTTGCTGCCGCCGGTGGGCTGGAAGCGCAGGCCTCTCTCGTGCTTGGCCATCAGTTGGGCGCGTCGAAAATGCCGGTCGACAGGTAACGGTCGCCACGGTCACAGATGATCGCAACGATCACCGCGTTTTCAACTTCTTTGGACAGGCGCAGCATCGCTGCCACCGCACCGCCCGAGGACACGCCACAGAAGATGCCTTCTTCGCGAGCCAGACGCCGGGTGACGTCCTCGGCTTCGCTTTGCGCCATGTCGACGATGCGGTCGACGCGGTCGGCCTGATAGATCTTCGGCAGGTATTCCTGCGGCCAGCGACGGATGCCGGGAATGGCCGAGCCTTCCATCGGTTGCAGGCCGACGATCTGCACGCTGTCGCTCTGCTCTTTCAAGTAGCGCGACACGCCCATGATGGTGCCGGTGGTGCCCATCGAACTGACGAAATGGGTGATGGTGCCCTGGGTCTGACGCCAGATTTCCGGGCCGGTGGTGGTGTAGTGCGCTTCAGGATTGTCGCCGTTGGCGAACTGATCGAGCACCTTGCCACGGCCTTCGGCTTCCATCCGCTGAGCGAGATCGCGAGCGCCTTCCATGCCCTCTTCCTGGCTGACCAGAATCAGCTCGGCACCATAGGCGGTCATCGCCGCCTTGCGTTCGGCGCTGGAGTTGTCCGGCATGATCAGGATCATCTTGTAACCCTTGATCGCGGCGGCCATGGCCAGCGCAATGCCGGTGTTGCCCGAGGTCGCTTCGATCAGCGTATCGCCGGCGTGGATCTGCCCACGCAGTTCGGCACGGGTGATCATCGACAGCGCCGGACGGTCCTTGACCGAACCCGCCGGGTTGTTCCCTTCGAGCTTGAGCAATAGGGTGTTGCTGGTGGCACCGGGCAGGCGCTGCAAACGCACCAGCGGAGTGTTGCCGACGCAATCGGCGATGGTTGGGTACTGCAGGGTCATGGCGTATTCGCAATCCAGACGTGCGGGGGCGCCTATCATACCGGCAAACCTGCGCAGGCCATATCACGCAAAGTGCGGTGCTTATGGTTTCTGGGAATAAGCAGCCATTAGTCGCTATTTTCTGTGTGTGCCGTATCCAGTGCATAAAACTCATGCAACTTGGCCTGCAGCAATTGCTTATCCGGCAGACAGGTTTGATATTCCGCTATCAATGCGGGCGAAAGACTGCGATTGAGTGCGTACTCGACGACCTCATCTTCCTTGCTTGCACACAGCAGGACACCGATGGCCGGGCTTTCGTGAGGCTTGCGGACATTGCGATCCAGCGCCTCCAAATAGAAATCCAGCTTGCCTAGGTATTCCGGCTCAAAACGGCCGACCTTGAGTTCAATGGCTACCAGGCAGTTAAGCCCTCGGTGGAAAAACAGAAGATCAAGAGAGAAATCCCGACCGCCGACCTGCAATGGATATTCGGAACCGACAAAGCAGAAGTCGCGACCAAGTTCGATCAGGAATTCCTTGAGGCGAGATAGCAGACCTTGGTGCAGATCGGTTTCAGAATGAGCGCCGGGCAGATCGAGAAATTCGACCATGTAGGAATCACGGAATATCTCGAGAGCTTCGGGGTGTGTTTGCTGCAATGCCGCGGAGGCTCTTGCCGGGTCGGTGACGCTTCGCTCAAACAAAGCTGCTTTGAGCTGCCGCTCCAGCTCACGTCTCGACCATTGCTCTCGAACGGCCATTCGTACGTAGAACTCGCGCTCCTCTGGTCGTTTGCATTGGCTGAAAATGGTCAAATTGTGCGACCAGGACAATTGTCGCACCAGTGGTGCGACTTTTTCTTCGGCGTGATAAAGCTCATAAAACTGGCGCATACGAAACAAGTTCGAACGAGTAAAACCTCGCAATCCCGGTTGTGTCAGAGCCAAATGTTCGGCCAATTGGCCCACCACGGAATCCCCCCACTCCGCCTGCTCAATCTTTCGACTGATGTGCGCCCCCACCTGCCAATAAAGCTCAATCAGTTGAGTATTGACCGCCTGCATGGCCTGATGTCTGGAACGGTGAATCAGCGCGAGCACTTCGTTGAAGCGTTCGCCATCGGGGCTGCTGATAAGGCTGGATACAGTCATGCACAATTCCTTGAAGATCAGGGGGAAGCACGAGCCTAACCCCTTCAGGAAGCTTGAAATGACCGCCGATGCAGCTTGGGAAATGTCGTACAAAAAAAGGCGAGTGCTCCGGCAAGCCATCAGGATTGGCCACCCGAATGGACTACATCGCGAGCAGGCTCAATCCTACAGGAGATCTGTGTTGTTCACACAATCTGCGGCGAACACGATTCCAATGCAGGAGTGAGCCTGCTCGCGATGGCGTCAGCCGGAGCGACACCGTCATCGGCAATCAGTCGCAAATTCAAGCGCAACCCCGCCCCGCCATTCTCCGCCCACAACATCCCGCCCTGACGCTGCACCGCATTGCGCGCAATGCTTAAACCCAGGCCAAACCCGCCATCGCCCGGGCGCGAGCCGTCGAGTCGGGTGAATGGCGAGAAGATCCGTTGCAGATCACCCTCGGCCACGCCGCCGCCCTGATCTTCCAGCCACAAATGCCAGTCATCGCCATCACGTCGTCCATCGAGGCGAACAATGCCGCCCTCGGGCGAATGACGAATGGCATTGCGCAAAATGTTTTCCAGCGCCTGCGCCAAGGTGTTGAGGTTGCCGCGCACCCAGCACGACGACGGCACGGCGCACTGCAATTGCAGGCTCGGCCAGCCGCTTTCATAGCAGGCATTGTCGGTGAGCATTTCCCACAGCGCCTGAATCTGGATCGCTTCGTCCGCCAGGGGCGCGCGCTCGGTGTCGAGCCAGGCCAGTTGCAGAGTGTCTTCGACCAGCCGTTGCATGCCGTCGACTTCACGGCCGATGCGCTCGCGCAGTTGCACCAGATCCTGTTCACTTTCACTGGCCACCCGCAGCCGGCTCAGCGGCGTGCGCAGTTCATGGGACAGGTCGCGCAGCAACTGCTGTTGCAGGGCGACGGTGGATTGCAGGCGCTCGGACATCGAGTCGAAGGCCCGCGCCAGCTCACCGAGTTCATCCGGGCGCTGGGTGATGCCACTCGACAGGCGCACATTCAATTGATCGGCGCGCCAGGCGTTGGCCTGCTCACGCAAGTTGTTCAGCGGCACCACCAGCAAGCGATACAGGCCGACGCACAGCAACAAGGTGAACAGCCCCGGAATCACGCCGTTGGTGATCACCCGCCAGAACACCCGGTATTTCCCCGGCAGGAAGCGCTCCGGCAGCTCGATCACCAGACTGCCGGAGGACGGGTCATTGGGAAACGGCACGCGCAGCCACGGTCGGCTTTTCTTGTGAATCGGCCAGTCGAGGCCGCGCAGAAAGGTCAGGTGCTGAATTTCCTGTTCATTCAGCGGATCACTGCTCAACGACTGCAAATTGCGGTCGATCACCCCGACCCACCCTGCCTCGCGCAGCTCCATGCTCTGTAGCCAGTGATCGACCCCGTCGCGTGCGCTGCGCTGCCACGCTCGCTCGGCTTCGGCGGCATAACGGCTCAGGGT
Coding sequences within it:
- the relA gene encoding GTP diphosphokinase, translated to MVQVRAHQPINTDGSINLEAWLDHAVSVDMALDREALKEACEFAREAEQQSNAAKNLWAEGSGSFSTGLEIAEILADLKLDQDSLVAAVLYRGVREGQIELAAVSQRFGPVVAKLIDGVQRMAAISASLSPRQSMVMGTQGQVENLRKMLVAMVDDVRVALIKLAERTCAIRAVKTADDEKRNRVAREVFDIYAPLAHRLGIGHIKWELEDLSFRYLEPDQYKQIAKLLHERRLDRERFISDVMTQLKDELQATGVDADISGRAKHIYSIWRKMQRKGLEFSQIYDVRAVRVLVPEMRDCYTALGIVHTLWRHIPKEFDDYIANPKENGYRSLHTAVIGPEGKVLEVQIRTHAMHEEAELGVCAHWRYKGTDVKSGSNHYEEKISWLRQVLEWHEELGDIGGLAEQLRVDIEPDRVYIFTPDGHAIDLPKGATPLDFAYRVHTEIGHNCRGAKINGRIVPLNYSLQTGEQVEIITSKHGTPSRDWLNPNLGYVTTSRARAKIVHWFKLQARDQNVAAGKTLIERELNRLGLPAVDFEKLADKANMKTAEDMFAALGAGDLRLAQLVNLAQQLVEPERGNEQLELIPRKATGYKPGKRGDIQIQGVGNLMTQMAGCCQPLPGDAIVGYITQGRGVSIHRQDCASVLQLAGREPERIIQVSWGPVPVLTYPVDIVIRAYDRSGLLRDVSQVLLNERINVLAVNTRSNKEDNTALMSLTIEIPGLDALGRLLGRISQLPNIIETRRNRTP
- a CDS encoding DUF2058 domain-containing protein yields the protein MSLSLRDQLLKAGLVNQKQAKQVSKDKQKQQRLAHKGQAELDDSQQRAAQEAMAEKVKRDQELNRQQQEKAEAKARAAQVKQLIEVSRLPKLTTEDYYNFVDDKKVKRISVNTLMRNKLSSGSLAIVHHAGGYEVIPREAALKIQERDPQRIVQLNVQTEEVNAEDDPYAAYQIPDDLMW
- a CDS encoding sensor histidine kinase produces the protein MKVSDLPGRHSLFWKLACLLVAFCLLMIWLSWSWGRYMEERNQFLSDEARGTLSRYAAEAERAWQRSARDGVDHWLQSMELREAGWVGVIDRNLQSLSSDPLNEQEIQHLTFLRGLDWPIHKKSRPWLRVPFPNDPSSGSLVIELPERFLPGKYRVFWRVITNGVIPGLFTLLLCVGLYRLLVVPLNNLREQANAWRADQLNVRLSSGITQRPDELGELARAFDSMSERLQSTVALQQQLLRDLSHELRTPLSRLRVASESEQDLVQLRERIGREVDGMQRLVEDTLQLAWLDTERAPLADEAIQIQALWEMLTDNACYESGWPSLQLQCAVPSSCWVRGNLNTLAQALENILRNAIRHSPEGGIVRLDGRRDGDDWHLWLEDQGGGVAEGDLQRIFSPFTRLDGSRPGDGGFGLGLSIARNAVQRQGGMLWAENGGAGLRLNLRLIADDGVAPADAIASRLTPALESCSPQIV
- the rlmD gene encoding 23S rRNA (uracil(1939)-C(5))-methyltransferase RlmD; this encodes MAKHERGLRFQPTGGSKAAQIPTGKKQRLNIERLANDGRGIAFFEGRTWFVLGALAGEEVEARVLGTHGKVVEARTERVFKASELRRPAACQHAGRCGGCSVQHLPHNEQLALKQRMLAEQLLKVAGVAPDEWAAPLSGPEFGYRRRARIAVRWDMKAKKLEVGFRAAGSQDIVAISECPVLVQPLQPIMTRLPEMLRRLSKPQALGHVELFSGSSLAVLLRHMAPLSEADLTILKEFCQFHEAQLWLHGEGEPQPVDATQSLGYRLEQWDLDLAWRPGDFIQVNAGVNEAMVAQALEWLKPRADERVLDLFCGLGNFALPLAESVREVVAVEGVQTMVDRAAANAASNNLHNTKFFQADLSQPLTDAQWIGNGFSAVLLDPPRDGAFEVVRKLATLGAERLVYVSCNPATLARDTVELIKQGYRLKRAGILDMFPQTAHVEAMALFEASQDGSSDPSGLSA
- the cysM gene encoding cysteine synthase CysM, whose product is MTLQYPTIADCVGNTPLVRLQRLPGATSNTLLLKLEGNNPAGSVKDRPALSMITRAELRGQIHAGDTLIEATSGNTGIALAMAAAIKGYKMILIMPDNSSAERKAAMTAYGAELILVSQEEGMEGARDLAQRMEAEGRGKVLDQFANGDNPEAHYTTTGPEIWRQTQGTITHFVSSMGTTGTIMGVSRYLKEQSDSVQIVGLQPMEGSAIPGIRRWPQEYLPKIYQADRVDRIVDMAQSEAEDVTRRLAREEGIFCGVSSGGAVAAMLRLSKEVENAVIVAIICDRGDRYLSTGIFDAPN
- a CDS encoding PDDEXK nuclease domain-containing protein, with product MTVSSLISSPDGERFNEVLALIHRSRHQAMQAVNTQLIELYWQVGAHISRKIEQAEWGDSVVGQLAEHLALTQPGLRGFTRSNLFRMRQFYELYHAEEKVAPLVRQLSWSHNLTIFSQCKRPEEREFYVRMAVREQWSRRELERQLKAALFERSVTDPARASAALQQTHPEALEIFRDSYMVEFLDLPGAHSETDLHQGLLSRLKEFLIELGRDFCFVGSEYPLQVGGRDFSLDLLFFHRGLNCLVAIELKVGRFEPEYLGKLDFYLEALDRNVRKPHESPAIGVLLCASKEDEVVEYALNRSLSPALIAEYQTCLPDKQLLQAKLHEFYALDTAHTENSD
- the mazG gene encoding nucleoside triphosphate pyrophosphohydrolase, with amino-acid sequence MYSLEDLLHLMNRLRDPQYGCPWDIKQTYATIVPHTLEEAYEVADAIERGDFDHLQGELGDLLFQVVYYSQLAREEGRFEFAGVIDSITRKLIRRHPHVFPTGDLYAPLDVPRLNEEQVKQRWEEIKAEERAEKSAAPQQLSLLDDVPAALPALSRSAKLQKRAAQVGFDWPDALPVLDKVREELDEVLEAMSENDPQAVADEIGDLLFSVVNLARHLKVDPETALRGANAKFERRFRFIEQALRDTRRPMEDCTLEELDALWGEAKRQEKNVPSCG